One Halostella limicola genomic window carries:
- a CDS encoding DUF3179 domain-containing (seleno)protein, with the protein MNVRQVIPRDAIPSVDDPEFVDEYDGDPDDEVIALAEASPPRAYPVRYLHYHEIVNDRGPTDDGDRPVAVTWCPLCGSAVVYDRRVDGPAGNGSDVAGDSAVLTFGVSGKLADDDLVMYDRETESEWKQSAGEAIAGDFEGTTLSVLPAAMTTWAAFREAHPAGVVLAPPGGESEASGDGDDPEPIDYDAAPYEAYFESAGFGLAAHRGEGESREWDHARLDPKDVVLGLEYDGDTLGVPLRDVRDAGGVVHVSVGGHDVAVFATPDGLHGFETGLRFEPDGDGWFRADGARWNGATGESDDGRALDRAPARRLFAFAWRDDHGDAFFAP; encoded by the coding sequence ATGAACGTCAGACAGGTCATCCCCCGCGACGCCATCCCGAGCGTCGACGACCCGGAGTTCGTCGACGAGTACGATGGGGACCCGGACGACGAGGTGATCGCGCTCGCCGAAGCATCTCCGCCGCGGGCCTACCCCGTTCGCTACCTCCACTACCACGAGATCGTCAACGACCGGGGCCCGACGGACGACGGCGATCGGCCGGTCGCCGTCACGTGGTGCCCGCTCTGCGGGAGCGCCGTGGTCTACGACCGCCGGGTCGACGGGCCGGCCGGTAACGGGAGCGATGTGGCCGGCGACTCGGCGGTTCTGACGTTCGGCGTCTCGGGGAAACTCGCCGACGACGACCTCGTGATGTACGACCGCGAGACGGAGAGCGAGTGGAAGCAGTCCGCGGGCGAAGCCATCGCGGGCGATTTCGAGGGGACGACGCTTTCGGTCCTCCCCGCGGCGATGACGACGTGGGCGGCGTTCCGCGAGGCCCATCCCGCCGGCGTCGTTCTCGCGCCGCCCGGCGGCGAGAGCGAAGCGAGCGGCGACGGCGACGACCCCGAACCGATCGACTACGACGCCGCGCCCTACGAGGCGTACTTCGAGTCGGCGGGGTTCGGACTGGCGGCTCACCGCGGCGAGGGCGAGTCCCGCGAGTGGGACCACGCCCGCCTCGACCCCAAAGACGTCGTCCTCGGTCTGGAGTACGACGGCGACACCCTCGGGGTCCCGCTCCGCGACGTGAGAGACGCCGGCGGGGTCGTCCACGTGTCCGTCGGCGGCCACGACGTGGCCGTCTTCGCGACGCCCGACGGCCTCCACGGGTTCGAGACGGGACTGCGGTTCGAACCGGACGGGGACGGGTGGTTCCGGGCCGACGGCGCCCGCTGGAACGGGGCGACCGGCGAGAGCGACGACGGCCGAGCGCTCGACCGTGCCCCGGCCCGCAGGCTGTTCGCGTTCGCCTGGCGAGACGACCACGGTGACGCCTTTTTCGCGCCGTAG
- a CDS encoding alanyl-tRNA editing protein, producing MTEPLYLDLSDDCQFEATVERVVDDRVVLDRTLFYPEGGGQPADAGALSAEGATWRVTDVQKRDTIYHAVDGDPPAEGTVVTGELDWERRYAHMRYHTAQHLLSALLLEEYDAETTGNQLYADRARIDCGYDRFTETDLADVTARMNELIDRSLPVEWYELDRDEAEATLDPERTRIHLLPDSITEVRIVEVSDYDRTACAGTHVSNTDEIGEFRATGRETKGPEEERLSFELVS from the coding sequence GTGACCGAACCGCTCTATCTCGATCTATCGGACGACTGTCAGTTCGAGGCGACGGTCGAGCGCGTCGTCGACGACCGGGTCGTTCTCGACCGGACGCTGTTCTACCCCGAGGGCGGCGGCCAGCCGGCCGACGCGGGGGCGCTGTCGGCCGAGGGAGCGACCTGGCGCGTGACCGACGTGCAGAAGCGGGACACGATCTATCACGCCGTCGACGGCGACCCGCCCGCCGAGGGCACCGTCGTCACCGGCGAACTCGACTGGGAGCGGCGGTACGCGCACATGCGCTACCACACCGCCCAGCACCTCCTGTCGGCGCTCCTCCTGGAGGAGTACGACGCCGAGACGACCGGCAACCAGCTGTACGCCGACCGGGCGCGCATCGACTGCGGCTACGACCGGTTCACCGAGACCGACCTCGCCGACGTCACCGCCCGGATGAACGAGCTGATCGACCGGTCGCTCCCCGTCGAGTGGTACGAACTCGACCGCGACGAGGCCGAGGCGACGCTGGACCCCGAGCGCACCCGCATCCACCTGCTCCCGGACAGTATCACCGAGGTCCGCATCGTCGAGGTCAGCGACTACGACCGAACGGCCTGCGCGGGCACCCACGTCTCGAACACCGACGAGATCGGCGAGTTCCGGGCGACCGGCCGGGAGACGAAGGGGCCGGAGGAGGAGCGGCTCTCGTTCGAACTCGTATCGTAG
- a CDS encoding HD domain-containing protein yields the protein MGVEIKESRVTDDEFDEMAAFVFEYLAASVENEDEGGRMRWYPWHSAEYRHNHILNVVELAEEIAEKEGADVDVTRVAALFHDIAKLDADQEVHAEEGARIAREYLEARDYPQSFVDAVCKSVAEHSYQGDLTDLPLETQCLVEADLLDKVGANGTALMLLRMGYEARTHMDSAEMVERVLERGRDAADRVRSDTAESIAHRRLKRVKWFREWIADEVSAIADPDF from the coding sequence GTGGGGGTTGAAATAAAGGAATCCCGCGTTACCGACGACGAGTTCGACGAGATGGCGGCGTTCGTCTTCGAGTATCTGGCTGCCAGCGTCGAGAACGAGGACGAAGGGGGTCGGATGCGGTGGTACCCCTGGCACTCCGCCGAGTACCGGCACAACCACATCCTCAACGTCGTCGAGCTCGCCGAGGAGATCGCGGAGAAGGAGGGCGCCGACGTCGACGTCACCCGCGTCGCCGCACTGTTTCACGACATCGCCAAGCTGGACGCCGACCAGGAGGTCCACGCGGAGGAGGGCGCGCGCATCGCCCGCGAATACCTCGAGGCCCGGGACTACCCGCAGTCGTTCGTCGACGCCGTCTGCAAGTCGGTCGCCGAGCACTCCTACCAGGGCGACCTGACGGACCTCCCCCTCGAGACGCAGTGTCTCGTCGAGGCGGACCTGCTCGACAAGGTCGGCGCGAACGGGACGGCGCTGATGCTCCTCCGGATGGGGTACGAGGCCCGCACGCACATGGACTCGGCCGAGATGGTCGAGCGCGTCCTCGAACGCGGCCGCGACGCCGCCGACCGCGTCCGGAGCGACACCGCCGAGAGCATCGCCCACCGGCGCCTCAAGCGCGTGAAGTGGTTCCGCGAGTGGATCGCCGACGAGGTGTCGGCGATAGCGGACCCCGACTTCTAG
- a CDS encoding LysE family translocator has protein sequence MSTLTSAVAGVAFGFALAAPPGPMNAIIAEESVIRGWRSGFFAGLGAMTADAVFFVLALFGVVAVVQRLPTLQAAMVGVGGLLMLYFAYGAYEDASSGFTGEGEVADDRGFRKAFVLALTNPYQIVFWLTLGVGLLEPGTLDVFASVPYVGHALAGAFVVETGSPALLVGFFGGIALWIVGFPAALVGAGRRIDAFAPAVAYASAAVLAAFGVLFLSDAAGTLL, from the coding sequence ATGTCGACGCTGACGTCGGCGGTCGCGGGAGTCGCGTTCGGGTTCGCGCTCGCCGCGCCGCCGGGACCGATGAACGCCATCATCGCCGAGGAGAGCGTGATCCGGGGCTGGCGCTCGGGCTTTTTCGCGGGGCTCGGCGCGATGACCGCCGACGCCGTCTTCTTCGTGCTCGCGCTGTTCGGCGTGGTCGCGGTCGTCCAGCGGCTGCCGACGCTCCAGGCGGCGATGGTCGGCGTCGGGGGCCTGCTGATGCTGTACTTCGCGTACGGCGCGTACGAGGACGCTTCGAGCGGCTTCACCGGAGAGGGCGAGGTCGCCGACGACCGCGGGTTCCGGAAGGCGTTCGTCCTCGCGCTGACGAACCCCTACCAGATCGTCTTCTGGCTCACCCTCGGCGTCGGGCTGCTGGAACCGGGGACGCTGGACGTGTTCGCCTCCGTCCCGTACGTCGGCCACGCGCTCGCGGGGGCGTTCGTGGTCGAGACGGGGAGCCCGGCGCTTCTCGTCGGCTTCTTCGGCGGCATCGCGCTGTGGATCGTCGGGTTCCCGGCGGCGCTCGTCGGCGCCGGGCGCCGGATCGACGCGTTCGCGCCGGCCGTGGCGTACGCCAGCGCGGCGGTGTTGGCTGCGTTCGGCGTCCTGTTCCTGTCGGACGCCGCCGGGACCCTGCTCTAG
- a CDS encoding TMEM165/GDT1 family protein, translating to MTGWIEVLTIAFTAQLLALPGEKGQFVIAGLATKYRPAVVVAGAACAFAGWTMLEIALGSALQGALPGVYLDVATAVLFVVFAGMLLYSLPEKDAPMVADGGLLADVEVAGDGRAAGFVPSFSVMAVGEFGDKTQLITIGLAAQYAAGSAIWVGEMLAIVPVSLVNAYCFHRFAHVLEEYDVKRYLYLLSAAVFLLFAADVVAELTLGTSILPL from the coding sequence ATGACGGGCTGGATCGAAGTTCTCACGATCGCGTTCACGGCGCAACTGCTCGCGCTGCCCGGCGAGAAGGGGCAGTTCGTCATCGCCGGCCTCGCGACGAAGTACCGGCCGGCGGTCGTCGTCGCGGGCGCCGCCTGCGCGTTCGCGGGGTGGACGATGCTCGAGATCGCGCTGGGGAGCGCGCTGCAAGGCGCGCTGCCGGGTGTGTACTTAGACGTCGCGACGGCGGTGCTGTTCGTCGTCTTCGCGGGGATGCTGCTGTACTCGCTGCCGGAGAAGGACGCCCCGATGGTCGCCGACGGCGGCCTGCTGGCCGACGTCGAGGTGGCGGGCGACGGCCGCGCGGCCGGCTTCGTCCCCTCCTTCTCCGTGATGGCGGTCGGCGAGTTCGGCGACAAGACCCAGCTCATCACCATCGGGCTGGCCGCCCAGTACGCCGCCGGCTCCGCGATCTGGGTCGGCGAGATGCTCGCGATCGTCCCGGTGAGCCTGGTGAACGCGTACTGCTTCCACCGCTTCGCCCACGTGCTGGAGGAGTACGACGTGAAGCGGTACCTCTACCTGCTCTCCGCGGCGGTGTTCCTGCTGTTCGCCGCCGACGTGGTCGCCGAACTGACGCTCGGAACCTCCATCCTCCCGCTCTAG
- a CDS encoding metal-dependent transcriptional regulator encodes MLSDVMEDYLKAIYYLEQEDGAPVGTSRIAEYLDVTSPTVTSMIESLADRGLVEREKYKGVELTDEGETVAVEVVRHHRLLEAYLTEHLDYDWSEVHDEADALEHHISEEFERRVAEALGDPEVDPHGDPIPSADLTPPDEGAGTRLSEHTAGDRVRVERVSDRDADELAYLQDAGIAPGTVIEVTDVAPFGMVTVAVGGDEQSLPETVARSIRVTVAADGDDRLVEEA; translated from the coding sequence ATGCTAAGTGACGTGATGGAGGACTACCTGAAAGCTATCTACTATCTCGAGCAGGAGGACGGCGCGCCCGTCGGGACGTCCCGGATCGCGGAGTATCTGGACGTGACCTCGCCGACGGTCACCAGCATGATCGAGAGCCTGGCGGACCGCGGCCTCGTCGAGCGCGAGAAGTACAAGGGCGTCGAGCTGACCGACGAGGGGGAGACGGTCGCTGTCGAGGTCGTCCGGCACCACCGCCTGCTGGAGGCGTACCTCACCGAACACCTCGACTACGACTGGAGCGAGGTCCACGACGAGGCGGACGCGCTGGAGCACCACATCAGCGAGGAGTTCGAGCGCCGGGTCGCGGAGGCGCTGGGCGACCCCGAGGTCGACCCCCACGGCGACCCGATCCCGAGCGCCGACCTGACGCCGCCGGACGAGGGCGCGGGGACGCGCCTGAGCGAGCACACGGCGGGCGACCGCGTCCGCGTCGAGCGCGTGAGCGACCGAGACGCAGACGAACTCGCCTACCTTCAGGACGCCGGCATCGCGCCGGGCACCGTCATCGAGGTGACCGACGTCGCCCCCTTCGGCATGGTCACCGTCGCCGTCGGTGGCGACGAGCAGAGCCTGCCGGAGACGGTGGCGCGGTCGATCCGGGTGACGGTCGCCGCGGACGGCGACGACCGGTTAGTCGAAGAAGCATGA
- a CDS encoding threonine synthase — MDTTEAFVGLECVDCGETFDAETATHRCPDCGGILDPAYDYDAVDLDRETLADRPFESMWRYEELLPFARDAAVSMDEGATQLVECPDLADEMGVGRVLLKDEGRNPTGTFKDRGQTVAVTAAVQHGAEDVALASAGNAGQAASAYAARAGLDSHVFLPSRAGFTNKAMVNVHGGDMTVVGGRIGDAGAAFEDAMAENDDWYPLQTFQTPYRHEGKKTMLYEIVEQEDWEVPDAVVYPTGGGVGLVGMHKGAKELRDLGLIDEVPSMYAAQASGCAPVVDAFERGLDRHEPVEHPDTICGGIEIPDPGASPLILDALRESDGGAVATDDDEILDSAIAVAQNEGLEMGATCAAAASGAWALADDGEFDEDDTVVLLNTGAGNKDDDILRSHLMGQGV; from the coding sequence ATGGACACGACGGAGGCGTTCGTCGGACTGGAGTGCGTGGACTGCGGCGAGACGTTCGACGCCGAGACGGCGACGCATCGCTGCCCGGACTGCGGCGGCATCCTCGACCCGGCGTACGACTACGACGCGGTCGACCTGGACCGCGAGACGCTCGCGGACCGGCCGTTCGAGTCGATGTGGCGCTACGAGGAGCTGCTCCCCTTCGCCCGCGACGCGGCCGTGAGCATGGACGAGGGCGCGACGCAGCTGGTCGAGTGCCCCGACCTGGCCGACGAGATGGGCGTTGGCCGCGTGCTCCTGAAAGACGAGGGCCGGAACCCGACGGGGACGTTCAAGGACCGCGGGCAGACCGTCGCCGTCACGGCGGCCGTCCAGCACGGGGCCGAGGACGTCGCGCTCGCGTCGGCGGGCAACGCCGGACAGGCCGCCTCGGCGTACGCCGCCCGCGCGGGGCTCGACTCGCACGTCTTCCTCCCCTCCCGGGCCGGGTTCACGAACAAGGCCATGGTGAACGTCCACGGCGGCGACATGACGGTCGTGGGCGGGCGCATCGGCGACGCCGGCGCGGCCTTCGAGGACGCGATGGCCGAGAACGACGACTGGTACCCGCTCCAGACCTTCCAGACGCCGTACCGCCACGAGGGCAAGAAGACGATGCTGTACGAGATCGTCGAGCAGGAGGACTGGGAGGTGCCCGACGCGGTCGTCTACCCGACCGGCGGCGGCGTCGGCCTCGTCGGCATGCACAAGGGCGCGAAGGAGCTTCGCGACCTCGGCCTCATCGACGAGGTGCCGTCGATGTACGCGGCGCAGGCGTCCGGCTGCGCGCCGGTCGTCGACGCGTTCGAGCGCGGCCTCGACCGCCACGAGCCGGTCGAACACCCCGACACCATCTGCGGCGGCATCGAGATCCCCGACCCCGGCGCGTCGCCGCTCATCCTCGACGCGCTCCGGGAGAGCGACGGCGGGGCCGTCGCCACGGACGACGACGAGATCCTCGACAGCGCCATCGCCGTCGCCCAGAACGAGGGCCTGGAGATGGGCGCGACCTGCGCCGCGGCCGCAAGCGGCGCGTGGGCGCTGGCCGACGACGGCGAGTTCGACGAGGACGACACGGTCGTCCTCCTGAACACCGGCGCCGGCAACAAGGACGACGACATCCTCCGCAGTCACCTGATGGGCCAGGGCGTATAA